A genomic window from Triticum urartu cultivar G1812 chromosome 7, Tu2.1, whole genome shotgun sequence includes:
- the LOC125518386 gene encoding uncharacterized protein LOC125518386, with amino-acid sequence MEQFQDGHHVRLRSRERGTYLHADDDGLDVSLRRNRASMNAAWAVHVYQGDGNNQYVLLHSAAYGRYLGATDAPARRGHSGRRVEQCDYEPWEEMAIRWQVVRIGSGDDILLRQAVAGRLRANGRYLSVDAFNSVGPMMHWVVEQIPAREDTPHLAAPTRFASEFNRGDCRLC; translated from the exons ATGGAGCAGTTCCAGGACGGCCACCACGTGCGACTGCGGAGCCGCGAGCGCGGCACGTACCTGCACGCCGACGACGACGGGCTTGACGTCTCCCTCCGCCGGAACCGCGCGTCGATGAACGCGGCCTGGGCGGTGCACGTCTACCAGGGAGATGGCAACAACCAGTACGTGCTCCTCCACAGCGCCGCCTACGGCCGCTACCTCGGCGCCACGGACGCGCCGGCGCGGCGAGGCCACAGCGGGCGCCGCGTCGAGCAGTGCGACTACGAGCCCTGGGAGGAGATGGCCATCAGGTGGCAGGTCGTCAGGATCGGCTCGGGGGACGATATCCTGCTCCGCCAGGCGGTCGCCGGCCGCCTCCGCGCCAACGGGAGGTACCTCAGCGTCGACGCCTTCAACAGCGTCGGCCCGATGATGCATTGGGTCGTGGAGCAAATCCCCGCTAGGGAGGACACGCCTCACCTTGCAGCTCCGACTCGG TTTGCGTCAGAATTCAACCGCGGAGATTGCAGATTGTGTTAA
- the LOC125518388 gene encoding uncharacterized protein LOC125518388, with translation MEHLQDGHYVRLRSRVHGTYLHADEDGHGVSLHHRRDSMNAAWAVHLYHQGNADALAQHMLLYSAAYGRYLVATNAPAPLGHRGRRVEQRNYDDQEEEAIRWEAVAVGADSGNDVLLRNVAGRHLRNGAWRYLRANGRYIRTGASVDAFDNFSTKMHWVVEPIPARAAMPLLRRPNRVRQFVANLRFVFDLISWVAS, from the exons ATGGAGCATCTCCAGGACGGCCACTACGTGCGGCTGCGGAGCCGCGTGCACGGCACGTACCTGCACGCTGACGAGGACGGGCATGGCGTCTCCCTCCACCACCGCCGGGATTCCATGAACGCGGCTTGGGCGGTGCACTTGTACCACCAGGGCAATGCCGACGCCCTGGCCCAGCACATGCTTCTCTACAGCGCCGCCTACGGCCGCTACCTCGTCGCCACGAACGCGCCGGCGCCGCTGGGCCACCGCGGGCGCCGCGTCGAGCAGCGCAACTACGATGATCAAGAGGAGGAGGCCATCAGGTGGGAGGCCGTAGCCGTCGGGGCCGACTCCGGGAACGACGTCCTGCTCCGCAACGTCGCCGGCCGCCACCTCCGCAACGGCGCCTGGCGCTACCTCCGCGCCAACGGCAGGTACATCCGCACCGGCGCCAGCGTCGACGCCTTCGACAACTTCAGCACGAAGATGCACTGGGTGGTGGAGCCCATCCCCGCCAGGGCCGCCATGCCTCTCCTTCGACGTCCGAATAGGGTCAGG CAATTCGTGGCAAATTTGCGCTTCGTGTTTGATTTGATCTCCTGGGTGGCATCATGA